A stretch of the Streptosporangium sp. NBC_01755 genome encodes the following:
- a CDS encoding CU044_2847 family protein, whose product MAVESASGRGTINIEIDEFEANDHASIYDGDTRGALEKPLVIGRHLFSEAIQMVTDCAYEVGDQIGAMAKEARPDEFEMQLAVKVDGKVGAKIVELASGAQLLVTLRWRKPAP is encoded by the coding sequence GTGGCGGTTGAGAGCGCGTCCGGTCGCGGGACCATCAACATCGAGATCGACGAATTCGAAGCGAATGATCATGCGTCGATCTACGACGGCGACACCCGGGGAGCGTTGGAAAAACCTCTGGTGATCGGTCGCCACCTGTTCAGCGAGGCGATCCAGATGGTGACGGACTGCGCTTACGAGGTGGGCGACCAGATCGGTGCCATGGCGAAGGAGGCTCGTCCCGACGAGTTCGAGATGCAGCTCGCCGTGAAGGTCGACGGCAAGGTCGGCGCGAAGATCGTGGAGTTGGCCTCCGGGGCGCAGCTTCTGGTCACGCTGCGCTGGAGGAAGCCGGCTCCATGA
- a CDS encoding AAA family ATPase, whose protein sequence is MTEVRILPYSHVVGQADLRRCLELAFVAPGIGGVLVSGERGTAKSTTVRSFSLMAYGGLPVTLPINATEDRVLGGWSIDALMTGRTERQPGLLEAADKQGLLYIDEVNLLDDHLVNIILDVTSTNVLVVHREGLDRPTIAVKFTLVGTMNPEEGWLRPQLLDRFGLLVPVSAETAVEQRHEILRTVLRFEEEIAKPGSPWLEKGAEQDREIRRRLDLAKTRVGKVEMPDEILGLCSRISAKFEVAGHRGEKVMALAARARAALEGHRIVTSGDVRAVAEFALAHRLPEAVYGESIKWTAKERDQLDTIILG, encoded by the coding sequence ATGACCGAGGTGCGGATTCTGCCCTACAGCCACGTCGTCGGACAGGCGGACCTGCGCCGATGCCTGGAGCTGGCCTTCGTCGCGCCGGGCATCGGCGGCGTGCTGGTCAGCGGCGAGCGCGGCACGGCCAAGTCGACCACGGTGCGGTCCTTCAGCCTCATGGCCTACGGCGGGCTTCCGGTCACGCTGCCCATCAACGCCACGGAAGACCGCGTGCTGGGCGGCTGGAGCATCGACGCGCTGATGACGGGCAGGACCGAGCGGCAGCCGGGTCTGCTGGAAGCCGCCGACAAGCAGGGTCTCCTCTACATCGACGAGGTGAACCTCCTCGACGACCATCTGGTCAACATCATCCTGGACGTCACCTCGACCAATGTGCTCGTGGTCCACCGGGAAGGGCTCGACCGGCCGACGATCGCCGTCAAGTTCACGCTGGTCGGCACCATGAACCCGGAGGAGGGGTGGCTGCGCCCGCAGCTTCTTGACCGGTTCGGCCTGCTGGTGCCGGTCAGCGCCGAGACGGCGGTCGAACAGCGGCACGAGATCCTCCGCACGGTCCTGCGGTTCGAGGAGGAGATCGCCAAGCCGGGCTCCCCGTGGCTGGAGAAGGGGGCCGAGCAGGACCGGGAGATACGGAGGCGGCTTGACCTGGCCAAGACGAGGGTGGGCAAGGTGGAGATGCCGGACGAGATCCTCGGCCTCTGCTCCCGGATCTCGGCGAAGTTCGAGGTGGCCGGGCACCGCGGCGAGAAGGTGATGGCACTGGCCGCCAGAGCGCGGGCGGCGCTGGAAGGACACCGGATCGTCACCTCCGGCGACGTCCGCGCGGTCGCCGAGTTCGCCCTGGCGCATCGCCTTCCCGAGGCGGTGTACGGCGAGTCGATCAAGTGGACCGCCAAGGAGCGAGACCAGCTGGACACGATCATCCTGGGGTAA
- a CDS encoding CHAT domain-containing protein yields MPNGLRRALLSGGRPFNPRAAGPPRAQAPSKGDPGAAEARVPPVGGAGAGVTKMAPLPPAPIDPTAGLPPRTARLNVWRESGTGRESYGLAGVCCCGIALTYQKQPQQVKPSRLTLGDLIHGGAGGESPTKTFLRLISWSKDASEGLKGFLSEIRRAHGDDVRMIIEDVTGYDLPWELLRHRDRGLAGEWLGALFPIARSVGTPPSAVTRCTGEILAYVAPDMAGDRALLDRFPMPTRDVTLKGLLNLLDAEGGPVSLVYVACHGRYGKTGTPHSGTEIKLIEGSRGSKRGISLREIHAHDLLRLEQTGGLVFLNACHSAREKVDPDLDNTTLRSFARVFLDAGASGFIGTMGEVGREHGYDLAKSLLDAFTGNPGTPVVVALRDYRRKVAAPIVGVPGEDDEEAAAQLLPFFYAFMYAYFGSPETTLGPAPREETR; encoded by the coding sequence ATGCCGAACGGGCTGCGCAGGGCACTACTCAGCGGCGGACGTCCCTTCAACCCGCGCGCCGCCGGCCCCCCGCGGGCACAGGCTCCCTCGAAGGGGGACCCCGGGGCGGCGGAGGCACGGGTTCCGCCGGTCGGCGGCGCCGGGGCGGGAGTCACCAAGATGGCCCCCCTCCCCCCGGCCCCCATCGATCCCACCGCCGGTCTGCCCCCCAGGACCGCCCGCCTGAACGTGTGGCGGGAGAGCGGCACCGGCAGGGAGAGCTACGGACTCGCCGGGGTCTGCTGCTGCGGCATCGCGCTCACCTACCAGAAGCAGCCGCAACAGGTGAAACCTTCCAGGCTGACCCTGGGAGACCTCATCCACGGCGGCGCCGGCGGGGAATCTCCGACCAAGACGTTCCTGCGCCTCATCAGCTGGTCCAAGGACGCCAGCGAGGGTCTCAAGGGCTTTCTCTCCGAGATCCGCCGGGCGCACGGCGACGACGTCCGTATGATCATCGAGGATGTCACGGGCTACGACCTCCCCTGGGAATTACTGCGGCACCGCGACAGGGGCCTGGCCGGTGAGTGGCTGGGCGCGCTGTTTCCGATCGCCCGCTCGGTGGGGACACCTCCCTCGGCGGTGACCAGATGCACCGGCGAGATCCTCGCTTATGTCGCTCCCGACATGGCGGGCGACCGTGCCCTGCTGGATCGATTCCCGATGCCCACCAGGGACGTCACCCTCAAGGGCCTGCTGAATCTGCTGGACGCGGAGGGCGGCCCCGTCTCGCTGGTCTACGTGGCCTGCCACGGAAGGTACGGGAAGACCGGCACACCCCACTCCGGGACAGAGATCAAACTCATCGAGGGCTCTCGCGGCTCGAAGCGCGGGATCAGCCTCCGCGAGATCCACGCGCACGACCTGCTCCGCCTGGAACAGACCGGCGGACTCGTCTTCCTCAACGCCTGCCACTCCGCCAGGGAAAAGGTCGACCCCGACCTCGACAACACCACGCTGCGCAGCTTCGCCAGGGTCTTCCTCGACGCGGGGGCCTCCGGGTTCATCGGGACCATGGGAGAGGTCGGCCGGGAGCACGGGTACGACCTGGCGAAGAGCCTGCTCGACGCGTTCACCGGGAACCCCGGCACGCCCGTGGTCGTGGCCCTGCGCGACTATCGGAGAAAAGTCGCGGCCCCGATCGTGGGCGTCCCCGGTGAGGACGACGAGGAGGCCGCCGCACAGCTGCTCCCGTTCTTCTACGCCTTCATGTACGCGTACTTCGGAAGCCCGGAGACCACCCTGGGGCCGGCGCCGCGCGAGGAGACCCGGTGA
- a CDS encoding serine protease: MSPPTIQLEPLVSWPRAMTVGQEYLVTVDLRLARPGDEWPYREEEFAFSCMLDGGERIAVESVDDISVILHRFGGTYGPARFVVTARGDAGDHELRLSLSTQRGATVRTDTLPVRITALASGAEDRHVDFQAVPGKPWPGNRSGKEGTWVAAIHRGDDPAPVGAGVFVGENRVLTCAHGIPPGRRTADRLWVTFPRANGPTRRYGASVISGAGASGASGDLAVLLLAETPSPQVVAAPVRLDEVDDLVGRRWSAVGLPDDEGRSVIVKGVMDLAPAHGSVTLTTDPGHRLDPGLSGAAVWSPGYGAVIGMVTKVGGPGSGVAITMREVNALLPGQLPEARGRRIGGQGWKSRLTPQVRTGVVPEVRTGVVPEVRTGVVPEVRTGVVPDHDDGVPPRPDAGLLDSLLGDQAGQPAPARRERADVIFAIEMSGRDEAVLRRRRLTAATIEQLMARYPGEVNVAVIGYTYHDYNRRGDGRRPVVSGSWLEPAEDALASLASLESTSVSFPGAAPLEDALHHIERRLSPGDPGHPVVLLVLARQPPHPVRASRDAALPCPNRYDHRELTDRLADRGVRLMTVTDDAPGRTSPHLRRLGVDHSVELRRADPAALVDAMAIQHVAPARRAAPTRRITAEHGAVPEPGRRVRRVGLLGPAGSGKTTFLGALNMAVMRHDAGLSLLGADSAATDRLVALTDTLVRGRRFPPANITLDGTELTFRGKRLSRGFLGRRRETDFTLHLSVMTTSGGQREDMARWLAGCDDLVYLFDPLGESGWDDASGFFLGTLPQLGPHLDAAGRLPHRLAVCLTKFDDFKVLETAKRLRLLATDPEDPLGFPLVTDDDAKELFQQLCRISGATDMVPNAIARFFHEDRIRYFVTSSIGFYVSPRNEYFDMDDYQNLVPAESGPAGGQPVSGTGYNTEARIRGEVHPINVVKPFLWLAQP, translated from the coding sequence GTGAGTCCGCCCACCATCCAGCTGGAGCCCCTGGTCAGCTGGCCCCGGGCCATGACAGTGGGCCAGGAGTACCTGGTCACGGTGGATCTCAGGCTCGCGCGGCCCGGCGACGAGTGGCCGTACCGGGAAGAGGAGTTCGCCTTCAGCTGCATGCTCGACGGCGGGGAGCGAATCGCCGTCGAGTCGGTGGACGACATCTCGGTGATCCTCCACCGGTTCGGTGGCACGTACGGGCCTGCCCGGTTCGTCGTGACCGCGCGGGGAGACGCGGGGGATCACGAGCTCCGGCTCAGCCTCAGCACCCAGAGGGGTGCCACCGTCAGGACCGACACCCTGCCCGTGCGCATCACCGCGCTCGCGTCCGGAGCGGAGGATCGTCACGTCGATTTCCAGGCCGTACCCGGGAAGCCCTGGCCGGGGAACCGGTCGGGAAAGGAGGGGACCTGGGTCGCCGCGATCCATCGGGGAGACGATCCGGCGCCGGTGGGCGCCGGAGTGTTCGTCGGCGAGAACCGGGTGCTGACCTGCGCCCACGGCATCCCGCCCGGTCGCCGGACCGCGGACCGGTTGTGGGTGACCTTCCCCAGGGCGAACGGGCCGACGCGCCGGTACGGCGCCTCGGTGATCTCGGGGGCGGGAGCCTCGGGCGCCTCGGGTGACCTGGCGGTCCTGCTGCTCGCGGAGACCCCCTCGCCCCAGGTGGTCGCGGCGCCCGTACGGCTGGACGAAGTGGACGACCTGGTGGGGCGGCGGTGGTCGGCGGTGGGGCTGCCCGACGACGAGGGCCGGAGCGTGATCGTCAAGGGGGTCATGGACCTCGCGCCCGCCCATGGGAGCGTCACGCTGACCACCGACCCCGGCCATCGGCTGGATCCCGGCCTCAGCGGCGCCGCGGTGTGGTCGCCGGGCTACGGAGCCGTCATCGGAATGGTCACGAAGGTCGGCGGGCCGGGCAGCGGTGTGGCGATCACGATGCGAGAGGTGAACGCGCTGCTTCCCGGCCAGCTCCCCGAGGCGCGTGGCAGGAGAATCGGCGGCCAGGGCTGGAAGAGCCGCCTGACCCCGCAGGTACGCACCGGCGTCGTGCCGGAGGTACGCACCGGCGTCGTGCCGGAGGTACGCACCGGCGTCGTGCCGGAGGTACGCACCGGCGTCGTGCCGGACCACGACGACGGTGTCCCGCCGCGTCCTGACGCCGGACTGCTGGACAGCCTGCTGGGCGACCAGGCCGGGCAACCCGCTCCCGCCCGGCGGGAGCGGGCAGATGTGATCTTCGCCATCGAGATGTCCGGGAGGGACGAAGCCGTCCTGCGACGTCGGCGGCTGACGGCGGCCACGATCGAACAGCTGATGGCCAGATACCCCGGCGAGGTGAACGTGGCGGTCATCGGCTACACCTACCACGACTACAACCGCCGTGGCGACGGGCGCCGGCCCGTGGTCAGCGGCTCCTGGCTGGAGCCCGCGGAGGACGCTCTGGCCTCACTGGCGAGTCTGGAATCGACGTCGGTGAGCTTCCCGGGGGCGGCACCCCTGGAAGACGCCCTGCATCACATCGAGCGCCGCCTTTCCCCCGGCGACCCGGGCCACCCCGTCGTCCTGCTGGTACTGGCGAGGCAGCCGCCCCATCCGGTCAGGGCCAGCCGCGACGCGGCGCTCCCGTGCCCGAACCGCTACGACCACCGGGAGCTGACCGATCGGCTCGCCGATCGCGGGGTGCGCCTCATGACCGTCACCGACGACGCACCCGGCCGTACGTCCCCGCACCTGCGAAGGCTCGGTGTCGATCACTCCGTGGAACTGCGGCGGGCCGATCCTGCCGCCCTCGTGGACGCGATGGCCATACAGCACGTCGCACCCGCCAGGAGAGCGGCGCCCACCCGCAGGATCACGGCCGAGCACGGTGCGGTGCCCGAACCCGGCCGGCGCGTGCGCCGCGTTGGGCTGCTGGGCCCCGCGGGCAGCGGTAAGACGACCTTTCTCGGCGCGCTCAACATGGCGGTCATGCGCCACGACGCCGGCCTGTCGCTGCTGGGCGCCGACAGCGCGGCGACCGATCGGCTCGTCGCACTCACCGACACGCTGGTACGGGGACGCAGGTTCCCCCCGGCGAACATCACGCTGGATGGCACGGAGCTGACATTCCGGGGAAAGCGGCTGTCCCGGGGCTTCTTGGGAAGGCGCCGCGAGACCGACTTCACTCTCCATCTCAGCGTCATGACCACCTCCGGCGGGCAGCGCGAGGACATGGCGCGGTGGCTGGCCGGCTGCGATGACCTGGTCTATCTCTTCGACCCCCTCGGTGAGTCGGGGTGGGACGACGCCTCCGGCTTTTTCCTGGGCACGCTGCCACAGCTCGGCCCGCACCTCGACGCGGCCGGCCGCCTACCGCACCGTCTCGCGGTCTGCCTGACCAAGTTCGACGACTTCAAGGTGCTGGAGACGGCGAAGCGGCTGAGGCTGCTGGCCACCGACCCCGAGGATCCCCTCGGGTTTCCCCTGGTGACCGACGATGACGCGAAAGAGCTGTTCCAGCAGCTGTGCAGGATATCCGGGGCCACGGACATGGTGCCGAATGCCATCGCTCGTTTCTTCCATGAGGACCGGATCAGATACTTCGTGACCTCGTCGATCGGCTTCTACGTCAGCCCCAGGAACGAGTACTTCGACATGGACGACTATCAGAATCTCGTTCCGGCGGAGTCCGGACCCGCGGGCGGCCAGCCGGTCTCCGGCACCGGGTACAACACCGAGGCCCGGATACGCGGCGAAGTACATCCGATCAATGTGGTGAAGCCGTTCCTCTGGCTGGCACAGCCGTGA